The DNA region ACGCGACGCGAACGCGGCGACTGCGCTCCCCGGTGACGTAATTGAGTACACCGTGGTGGCCAGCAACATCGGGACGGGCAACCTCTCGCAGGTGGTGATCACCGACCCGCTGCCTTCCTACACCAACTTTGTCAGCGTGAGCGCCACCATCAGCGGCTTCAGCGGCGGCACGGTGCTTTACTCCACCAACGGAACCACCTGGAGCGCCACCGCCCCCACCAGCCTCGGCGCGGGTAGCTCGATTTATGTGGCAGTGGACACCAACGGCGATAGCACCATCAGCAGCGCCGACCTGATGCCACCTTCAGCCACCATTACTATCGTCTTCCGCGTTCAGGTGCAGTAAGGCCCCCGCCCACCCCCCAAACAGGGGGGTGGGATAAATAACCCGGAAAACACCGTGCGAGAGCCTATGATTGACCCTGAGCGGACTGTCTATAGGCTCTCGCACCACTTTTTCAATAGGTTTCACAACATCAGATGAACTTTTCTGCGCCCTCTTGCACTCACACCTCCCTGACCGCCGCACTCCAAAAAGTCCTGCGGGTGGGGTGGGGGCTGGCGTGGGTTTTGCTGCTCCACCTGGCCTGGGCCACGCCCGCCGGTACGGTTATCCGCAATCAGGCAACGGCCCTTGTAGGAGGGCAGGTCTATCTGTCGAACGAAATCGAGACCGTGGTGCAGGCAGTGTGCGCACCCTCCCTGACCCCAAACGGAACCCTGGGCTCTCCGGCTCAACGTGCAGTGGTTCCGGCAGGGGGGTTCGCGTATTTTGCCTATTTGCTTCGCAATAGCGGCAACCAGAGCTTTACCTTCAACCTGGGCTGGATACAGGACAGCGCACCCTGGGCGCCCAGTTTGGTGCGGTTGTACCACGACGCCAACGCCAACGCCCGGCTGGATGCCGGGGAAGTGGAAATCAGCAGTGTCACCCTGGGCCCGGCCCAGGAAATCCGGCTGATTCTGGAACTACAAACCCCTTTATCGGCCTCCGGCGAGCTGCACATCGGCCCGGTGGCCACCTGCCCGGATGGCACCCGCGACAACGACAACTACAGCCGGGTCAGCATTGGCACTGGGCCGGCGCTCAATGTGGTCAAATCGGTGGATACGCCGGAGGCCCAGGAAGGGCAGGAGGTACGTTTTAGCATCCGGGTCTGGAACCTGGGCAGTGCAAATGCGGCCGGGCCTATTTACGTAAGCGATCTGCTGGACACCCCGGAGCTGCGCGACCTGACCTACGTGACGGGTTCGGCCAGCGCCGCCAAGGGGCGCCTCGAGTACTACGATGGAACCTCCTGGAACACCAGCGAAACTGGGGTACGGGGAATCCGATTGGTGCTGGAGGGCCTCGAGGCCGGCGAGGAAGCGCTCTTTAGCTTCCGCATGCGGGTGGGAGCCGGTGCGCTGGCAGGCCCCAGGCGCAACATCGTCAGCGCCGAGTCGGCCAGCAGCAGCGCTCAGAGCTCCGTGGAGCTGCGAATTGCCGCCCAGTACGCCCTGGCCCTGGGGCCTCTGAACAATCCACAGGCGGTGGGGGCTGCCGACCGGCAAAGCGCCCAGGTGCTGGCCGGACAGCCCTATTGTTTTACCCATACCCTGCTCAACGGGGGCAACACCGCCGACAGCTACACGTTGGAAGCAGTCGGCCTGCCGAGCGGAATTAGTCTGAGTTACCAGACCTTGCTTGGTAGCAATCTGTCCACTCCGATTACGCTCCCTGCCGGAGCCAGCCTGAGCTTTAGGGTCTGCCTGCCCGGTTTACCGGCGGGCACAGCGCCTTTTGAGTTCATCCTGCAAGCCCGCTCAACAGCCACGGGCAGCACCGACCCCACCACCAACCAAGTACAGGTGCTGAGCTTTTCTCAGCTAGTTCTACGCAAGAGCAGCAGCGTGGGGCCCACCGTATCCCCCGGCGAGCGGGTGGTCTATACCCTGGAAATCGAGAACCCCCTGCCCATTGCCCTCGAGAACGTCACTGTGGAGGACGTACTGGATGCGAACCTGGAGTTTATCTCGGCCTCCGGGGGCGGAACCTATTTATCCGGGAGCCGCACCGTGCGCTGGAGCCTGAGCCTGGCGGCGAACAGCACCCGCACCCTGAGCCTGGAGGCCCGCGTGAGCCCCAGTGCCCCCGATAACAGCTCCATTCTCAACCGCTTCAGCCTGCGCTCCGAGGCCATCAGCAGCCCGCTCTTTTCCAACACCGTGACCCTGAACGTGCTGGCCTCGGCGCTCCTGCTGGAAAAGCAGGTGCAGCCCAGGCAGGCCAGCGTGGGCGACCTGCTGACCTATACCCTCACGCTGGTGAATGTGGGCCGGGTAGACCTCTCGGTGCGCCTCGAGGACACCCCGGATGCCGGCCTGGCCTACGTACCCGGCAGCGCTACCCCCGGCGAACCCCTCCTGCAAGGGGGCCGGCTCGTCTGGAACAACCTGACCCTCACCCCCGGCGCCCGCATGGTGCTGAGCTACAAAATGCGCGTGCTGGCCGGGGCCGGCCCAACGCTGCGGAACACCGTCCAGGCCATCGGCAGCACAGGTAGCAACGCGGCGGTCGCCAACGCGGTGGCTTCGGCAGTGGTACAGCTCCAGCAGGGGGTGTTCACCCCACTCCACAGCTTGCTGGGGCGGGTCTTTCTGGACGCCAACCGCGATGGCCTATACACGGCGGGCCTGGATGTGCCGCTACCGGGGGCTCGAGTGCTCCTGAGCAATGGGCTGCAAACCCTGACCGATAGCGAGGGCCGCTACAGCTTCCGCAACCTGGCCGGGGGGCTGTTTGAGGTGATGCTCGAGGCCGCCTCGGCACCCTTCCGGCCCCTCCCCCACCCCGAAGCCCAGGGCGACGGCTACCGTCACCGGGTGCGGGTGGAGGGCCTGACTGTGAGCGACTTCCCGCTCGAGCGCCCCACCGGCCTGGTTCGGGCTATACGCGAGACCACCCTGGAGTTTGGGCCGCTGAAGGTGGAGAAGAAACTGCTGCCGCTCCCGAGCGGCCTCCGGGTGGTACTGGTGCTGAGCTCCGCCGAAACCCTTAACGAGCTGACCCTTACCGACCCGCTGCCCGGCGGCGGGGAACGGGTGTTCCGGTTTGAGCAGTTCCAGGGCACCCAGACCCTCACCTACGACCTGCCCGATGGCTTCCTGACCGACCCCCAGGCCCGCTGGAGGTATCCATGAAGGGGACGGGGCACAGCAAGAGCAGCCTGTACCCTGGGGTGCTGGTGGCCCTGAGCTTTTGGCTCTGGGCTTTCGGCGGCATAGCCCTGGCCCAAACCCGCACCGATCTGCGGGGCATCGTGCCGGGGGATCGGCTGGGCTGGGAGATTCAGGAGCTGCGGGCCAGCGTGGTGGTGAACAAACCCACCCTTCTGAACCTGCAAATTTACTCGCCCGGCTTCGACCCCAGCGATTACCGCCGCGCCCTGCGGGGCCAGGAAGAACTCGGCGACGAGCGCTACGACCGGGGCCAGGGCGAGATGGTGGCGCAGTTTGTGCTGGCACGCGACGGGCAGGTTCTGGCCCAGCAGACCTACCGGGTGGAGCCCCACCGCTGGGTGCTGTTCTTCCGAGGCCCGGTTGAGCCTGGGGTGTACCAGCTTTCCAGCCGCCTGCTGGGCCTGGGCAAGAACGCCTTCCGTTACCGCATCCAGACCAGCGTGCCGGGGGCCGCCGAACTGCTGGTAGACCCCACCCTGCAACTCTACGATGTGCGCCAGTTTCAGATCGGCAACCCCCTCTCGGTCGCCACCATCAAGGGCCAGGACTGGCTCGAGCCCTTCGTGCTGAACGTGAACCCCGAGGTGCTGCCCCTGCGCGTAGGCTTCTACGACGAGGACGGCGCCAAAGAGATGGAGGGCCGGGTACGGCTGCCGGACGGGCGCCAGGAGCCGCGCCCGGTCTCCGGCGACCGGGGCTGGGCCTACTACGACATCCGCCAACCGGGGGTGATTACCTTTGGCTTCCGCCAACCCAAAACCGCCACCCAGTACTCCAACACCATCGGCTTCCGTGTGGATGCCTGTATGGAGGTCGAGCAAAACGCCTTCCGGGTGGTGGCCCCGCGTCCGGTTACGGCTTTGGTGGTGGATGGCGAAGGCCGCCCCCTGAATGTGCCCCTTGCCACCGAGGGCGACAAAATCCGTACCCTGACCCTTCCTTCCCTACCGGAGGGCTACCGCCTGGCGCGGCTGGAGGTACAGGGCGGCGAACGCCTGGGTACCCAGAGCGTGCGCTTTGGCTGTGCCGGAGGGCAGGCCCGTTTTGTCCTGGAAAAAATCGCTCCTCCTCCGCCGCCGCTTGCTACCCTGGAGCTCGAGGCGCTGCTGGTGCTGCCGGAGGGCGAACAGCCCCTGAACCTGAAGGTGCAGGTGGGCGAACAGGAGATAACCCTGAACCAGGGAAGGGCGAGCCTGCAGCTACCCCCCGGCAGTTTCAAGCTCACCCCTCAACTGAACGGCGCTCGCGTGGTGGGGCCTGCGTCGGTGCAGCTCGAGGGCGGCCAGACCCGGCGGGTGCGCTTTTTGGTTTACCCGGAAGTAGAGCTCAGCCTGGAAGCCACCCCCACCACCCTGCGGGTGGGCGAACAGACCACCCTGACGGCCCGCGTCCGCACGGCTTTCCCGCGCCTGCTGCCCGCCGACCTCGAGCTCCTGCTACCCCCCTGCCTGGAAGCCCTGGGCGCGACCCGCCTGAGCGCGCCCGTGGCCCAGGGCCGTGAGGCCGTGTTGCAGGTGCCGGCCCAGGCCACTTGCAAGGGCGAGCTCGAGGTGCGCGCGGTACTGGCCCCCTGGCAGCAGCAAGCCCGCACCGGGCTGCGCGTCCTCCAGCCCGCTACCTTCACCCTGCACAAGGAAGCCCTTACCCCCCGTGCGGCAGTAGGCAGCGAGGCCGTCTGGCGCCTGCGGGTACAGAACACCGGCGACGAGGCGGGCCGGGTGCGGGTGCAGGATCCCCTGGCCGCCGGGTTGCAGGGTATGCCGCTCGACCAGACCTTGGAGCTTCAGGCGGGCGAAGAACGGGTGCTCGAGGTACGCGCCCGGGTAGCCCCCGAGGCACCCCCCACCCTTACGAACACCGCCCGTTTGCTCAATGAACGCAACGAACCCCTGGCCGAGGCCCGCGCCGAGGTGCAGGTGCTGCGCCCGGTGGCCGAGCTCTCGCGCTCGCTGGACAAGCGCGTGGTGGTGCCGGGAGAGGGGGTGGAGGTGCGGCTGGTGGTTCGCAACACCGGCCAGGCCCCCCTGACCTACACCCTGCGCGACACCTATCCCGAGTGGCTCGAGGTGGCGCAAACCCCCGAATTTAGCGGCGAACTGGCCCCCGGCCAGAGCGCCACCCACATCTACCGGGCCCAGGTGCGCTTTGGCACCCCGGCGGAGGGGGCCTTCCTGGCCCAGCTTGTATCCAACGGCGGCAACCCGAGCGCACCCGACAGCCTCCGACGCACCCTGCTGCGCCTGGAAAAAACCGTCGAGCCGGCGCGGGTGGTGGTGGGCGGCGCGGCGGCCTTTACCCTGCGCCTGGAAAACCCCACCGACCATGCCATAACCCTCGAGCTGCAAGAGTCTCCCGACGAGGGCCTCAAAATGCAACTGCCCGACAACCTGCGCTTTACCCTGCAGGCCAGGGAGGTGCGCGAACTGCGGCTCGAGGCCGAGGCGGGCCGGGTGGGGCTGCTGGAAAACCAGGTCACGGCGTTTGTTAATGGAGTCCCGGCCTCCTTCCCCACCAAGGCCGTTCTGACCGCGCTACCCATCCTGGAGCCCCTGCGCCTTTCCACCGTGTACCTTGAGTTCAACGTTCGGAACACCACCGCCGGGGAGCGCCTGCTGCTGACCCACCAACCCCCCACCCAGACTGCCTACGAGCCGGGTTCGGCCCGGCTGGATGGCCGGCCCCTACCCGACCCCAGGGTAGACGACGCAGGCCGCCTGTACTTTGAACTGCCCTACCAGACCCAGGGGGTGCTCTCCTACCAGCTGCGCCACCGCGAGGCCCTGGGGCCGGTGGCCGAACCCACCCTGACCCTGCGCATCGCCGACCAGGAGGTGTACTTGCAAGGCCAGCAGACCTTTGCCAGCTTCGAAAAAGCCCGGCCCCTGGAGGCCCAGACCCGCGAGGGCTTCATTCAAGAACCCCTGCCCGGTACCCTTTTCCGGGTGGACAAGACCCGGGTGGTGCTGCAAACCCCCCTGGGCCTCGAGACCCGCCTGACCCTGAACGGCCAGCCCATAGACGCCAAAAACCTGGGCCAGGCCACCTACGATAGCGGCAGGGGCCTCCAGCGCCTGGAATACTACGGCCTGCCGCTGCAACCTGGGCGCAACCTGATAGAGGTGCAAACCGCCGCGGGCTCCGACCGGGTGGAGGTCTTCCTGGCAGGCAGCCCCACCCGGCTGGAGGTGCGGCCCCTGCGCCTTTTGGCCGATGGACGGACGCCGCTGGAGTTAGAGATACGGGCCCTGGACGCCCTAGGCCTGCCGAGTGGCTTTGGCGCGGTCACGGTGGAGACCTCGAGCGAGCCCCTCGAGCCCGACGCCTTCCCGCTCCTGTCCGGCTACCAGTTGCTGCTGCGGGATGGGCAGGCAGTTCTGCGGCTCAAACCCACCGCCACCCCCACCCCCCTGCGCCTGCGGCTGGCCTATGGCGACGTGGAGGGTCAGGCCGAGTTCTTCGTGCTAGGCCGCCAGAACCGGCTGTGGCAGTTCCAGGGCAGTGTGGGGGCCCGGTTTGGCGAGAGCATCCAGGTGTTTGGCCTGGGGCGCGGCTACCTGGAAAGCCCCTTTGCCGCCGGCACCCTGCGGGCCGCCCTGGATGGCTCGCTGCGCTTTAACCAGGGCCAGCCCGCAGTGGAAAGCGGCCTGCGCGACCTGCCTGACCCCACCGGACGCTTCCCGCTCACGGGGGCGGGCAACGAAGCCCAGTGGCCCCTGCGCTCCGAGGATCCGGTAGCCCTGCGCTACGACCAGGAAGGCTTTAGCCTGGGCTATTTTGCCGACCGGCTGAGTGTATTCGGGGTGGGCGAACTGCCACAGGGCACCGCCCTGCGCATCGAAACCCGCGACGATCTGGCCCTGCAAGGCTTTGCGGGCTGGCTGCCCGTGGGCAGCAAAACCGACCTGATCGTGCCGGATGGCACGCGCTTCTACCGGCTCAGTGGGCCCGCCGAACCGGGCAGCGAGCAGGTGGTGCTTTTGGTGGGGGCCAGCGAAAAGCCCCTCGAGCGCCTCAAGGACTATGTGCTGGACGCCGCCAGCGGCACCCTGACCCTCTCGGAGCCGCTGTGGCCGAGCAGCCCCGACTTCCAGCCGGTGCGCCTGCGGGTGGCGTATGCCCCGCTGGGCGGTGCCCGCGAATTTGGCTACGGGGCCGGGGTGCGCTGGCGGGTGGGCGATTTCAGTATTGGGGCGGGGGCCGCGTACCTGCCCGGCAGTGGCTGGCGCTACGGGGCCGAAGCCGCCTACCAGATACCGGGGTTTGGCCTCCGGGCTGCCTACAGCCGGGGCAGCTTCGAGCGGCTGGGTCTCGAGCTCTCCGGCAAGAACGGCCCCCTGGAGTCCAGCGCCAACCTGACCTACCAGGGCAAGTTCCAGGGCCAGGCCCAGGTGGCCTACAACCTGAGCGAGGCCGATCGGATTTCGCTCGAGCACCAGACCACCGAAACCAACCAGACCGGCCTGCTCTATACCCGCCGCCTGAACCCCGCCTTCTCGGTGGGGGGCGGGCTGGGCTACACCTGGGAGACCGCCACCCTGCTGGGCCTGGGGCGGCTGGGCTTCAGCAGCGGGGCCCTGAACACCGAGCTGACCCACGCCCAGCCCTTCAGCCTGACCCATAGCGCCGCCACCCGCCTGCGGAGCACCTATGCCTTCGACGCCAACCTGAGCGCCGAGGCCGACCTGACCCAGACCTGGGGCCTGGGCTTCTCGGGGAGCCTGGGGCTCAAGCAAAAACTGGGCGGCGCCAACCTTTCCCTTGCCTACCAGTTGCCCGGCGCGGCAGGGGAAGGCAACCGGGCCCGCTTTGGGCTGGAAGCGCCCTTCCCCCTCTCCGAGCGCTGGAGCCTGAACGCCAGCGCGGGCTACGAGCGCAGCTTTTCCACCGGCAGCAACCAGCTGGCCTTTGGCCTGGCCCTGCGCTACCAGGCCGAGCAGTTTAGCGCCACCCTGGGCGCCGAGACCGCCTGGGCCGCAGGTCAGCCAAAGGTGGTGTTGCGGGCCGGGGCCACCGGGCAGCTCGATGCCCAGCAGACCCTCTCGCTGGACGCCAACTACCAACTTGCCCCCGCCCTCCTGGGCCGCTTTACCCTGGCCTATGCGCTGCGCGGGCGCGAGGTCTCGCTGCTCACCTACCACCGCCTGAATAGCGGGAGCGAGCCCACCCTCGAGGGGGCCCTGGCCACCAGCTACCACCCCAGCCTGAGCTTCCAGCTCCGCCCCAGCCTGGCCTACCGCCTCAAGCTCGACGACCCCGCCGGCCACACCTACCAGCTGGGCCTGGGCGGCAACTACTACCTCACCGACTGGCTGGGTCTGGGGGCCGCCGCCTACTACCAGCTCCAACCCGGCACCCAAAGCAGCGCCACGGCGTTTTCGCTCGAGGCCAGCTTCCGCTTGGTGGAGGGCCTGTGGTTCAATGTCGGCTACACCCTGGGCGGCTTTGTGGGCCTGACCCCCGACACCGCGCCCGGCTTCTACCTTCGGCTGGACTTCTTAGGGGGTAGCCGATGAAGAAGCTCCTTTTATTCTGCCTAATACTTGCTCTAAGCCTAGCTCACGCCCAGGTCGTGCGTAGTTTTGCTACGGTATTCAACTCCAACACCACCGGGGATATCAGAATTCTGGGTAACACCCTGATGACCTGTGGATCGAGCACGGTCACCCCCACCAATCCGCCAAGCTGCAACACCAACAACACAAGTCAAAACAATAACCTACAGACCGCATTTGTCGATTTCGACACAGACTCGTCCACATCTAATTCCTCTCGAGCGGCCCTGAGCCTACCGAGTGGAGCCCAGGTGCTCTTTGCCGGGCTGTACTGGGGGGCTCGTGCCAATCCGAGCACAACCACACGAAACCAGATTCGTTGGCGGCCTCCCGGCAGCAGCGGCTACCAGACCCTAACCGCAGACTGGATAGAAACCATCACAACGCAAGGGGCCGCCGCCAGCCGCCCTTATGCGGCCTTTGCAAACGTGACCAGCCTGGTACAAAGTGCCGGAGCAGGTGATTACTGGGTAGGCGATATTACCGCCCTCACAGGCAACGACGGGCTGGGTTTCTACGCTGGCTGGAGTTTGGTGGTAGTCTACCAACACTCCTCTGAGCCCCTACGCCGCCTGACTGTTTCGCATGGGCTGGCTGTGGTCAGCAGTGGCAATAATGTCACCCAAACCGTTTCCGGGCTGCTCACGCCTGCGGTGGGCACGGTGCAGGCCCGCGTGGGCGCGGTGGCCTGGGAAGGGGATGGGGGTATTAACGGCGACCAGTTTCAGATTCGCCCAACCGGTAGCCCCACCTGGACAAGCCTGTCGGACACACAAAACCCCAGCAACAACTTCTTTAACTCCAGCATCAGCGCTTTGGACACCCGTTACAGCGCCAAGTCCCCGGACTACATCAATCAGCTTGCTCTGGACGCCGACATCGTGCAGTACAACAGCCTGCCCAACAACACCACCTCGGTAGACTTGCAGTTCACCTCTACGGGGGATACCTATTTCCCACAGGTGCTCACCTTTGCCGTCAACATCTATGCCCCCGACCTCACTTCCACCTTTACCAAAAGCGTAGCTGACCTTAATGGGGGCAACGTACTCATAGGGGACATTCTGGAATACACGGTGAGCTTCACCAACACCGGCCAGGATGGTGCTACTAACGTTGTCGTGCGAGACCCCATTCCCACTGGCACCCAGTATGTGCCGGGCAGCCTGCAGGTGATCTCCAACGCCCCCAGCGCACCCACCGGCACCTTTAGCGATGCTGCCGGGGACGATATTGCCGAGTACAGCCCCTCTTGCAGCGAGCTGTCGGGCAGCCCCCCTTGCGTACGCTTCCGGCTGGGAACCGGCGCCAACGCCAGCCAGGGAGGGCTCATCCTGCCCACTCAGGGAGCCAGCGTGCGCTTCAGGGTGCAGGTGCTGCCCAGCGCAGCCGGTCAAACCATTACCAACACCGCTCAGGTCAGTTACAACGCCCAGACCCTGGGCACAGCCTTCAACCAGACCGCCAGCGCCAATGTCAGCACTACTGTTCCCACCCCACCCAGCATCAGTAAGGCCTTCGGCCCCGCTAGCATTCCCATCGGCAACCCCAGCACGCTCACCATCACCCTTTCCAACCCCAATGCTCAAACCGCCACGCTTACGGCGGCTCTGGTGGACAATTTGCCTTCGGGCCTGACGGTAGCCAGTCCGCCCGCTGCCACCACCACCTGCACGGGCGGAACCCTCACAGCCAATCCTGGCAGCACCTCGGTCACCCTTAGCAGCGGGGCACAGATACCCGCAAACAGCACCTGCACAATCAGCGTGAACGTTACGGGCAGCACTCCTGGGAGCTACACCAACACCTTGAACGCCGGAGCCCTGCAAACCAACCTGGGCAACAGCACCGCCCCGGCCACCGCAACGCTCACCATCCTGGGGGCCAGCTTATCGGGCCGGATCTACGCCGATTCACAACCCAACGGACTGCGTGAACCGGACGAGACCTGGACTGGCCCCACCGTATATGTGAACCTGGTACAGGGAAGCAGTGTGGTGCAGTCGGTAGCGGTAAGCGCTGGAAGTGGTGCCTACACCTTCAGCGCTGTGGCCCCCGGCAGCTATACCTTGGTAGTCTCTACCACTCCCAGTAGCACTACCCCAACGGCTCCTACCGGGTGGCTCTTCATCAACCCGGCAGGCTCACGCCCCATCAATATGGGCAGCAGTTCCATTTCCGACCAGGACTTTGGCCTGTTCAACGGTTCGCGCATTCGCGGCACGGTTTTCTACGACGATGGCCTGAGCAGCGGAACCGCCAACGACGCGCGGCAAAACGGGGGGGAGCCTGGCATTCCCAATGTCTTGGTATCGGCCTCAGATGGAACCAATAGCAAGAGCGTTACTACCGATGCCGGCGGCGCTTATACGCTGTTTATCCCGGCCAGCTTTGGTTCTACCGTTACCCTGAGCCACCCTCAGCAGCCCGCTACCGGAAGCAACGTGGGCGGGGCCAGCGTGAGTCTGGCCACCAGCTACGGCAGCGCTGCCGCAGCGAGCCGAACCATCAGCGGCTTTAGCCCTGGGCAGTATTACGAAGGCTACAACTTTGGGGTGGTACGCGATAGCCGTCTGAGCCCGGATCAGTCGGGGCAGTCGCCCAGCCCCGGTACAATTACCTACGGTCACCTGTACCGTCCGGGCACCCTGGGCACGGTAAACCTTATCCAGAGCGGGGGCAGCTACACCTACGCCCTGCGCCGCGACGTGAACTGCGATGGCGATTTTGCCGACCCCGGCGAGGGCTTCCAGCCTTTGCCGCAGAGCTTCACGGTGGACGCCACCTGGCCGCGTGAAACCGACGGCAGCTTGCGGGCCTGCGCCCTCGAGTTGCAGGTAGTGGTTCCGGCGGGTCTGCCGGCGGGGCGGGTGGACATGGCCCAGCTTCAGGCCGTCCTGGGGTGGGCAAACAACCCGGCTATTACCGACAACCGGCGGGTTTTCGACACCACCACTGTGGTTTCGGCGGGGGGGCTGCAACTGCTCAAGGAGGTTCGCAACGTGAGCACGGGTAGTCCCTTTGCAGCTAACGGGCAGGGGCGGCCGGGCGAGGTACTCGAGTACCGCATTGCTTATCGGAACATTGGCAGCCAGCCCATCTTTAGCGTGGTGCTGGCCGACCCCATCCCCTTCTTCACCGACCTGGTACAGAACGCTTATGGAGGCAGCGGCGAGGTAGAACTGGCCTGCCCAAATGGCTCGCTGGTATACCCCAATCTGGGCCCCGCAACCAACATCAGCCTCAACCTGGCCTCGCTATGCCCGCTCAGCACGGCCCCCCACCCCAGTGGCAGCGGTACCGCACCGGCCCTCCTTCCTGGGCAGGGGGGTTACTTCCTGTACCGGGTTCAGGTAAAGTAATGTCTGATTAGGTCTGCCCGTCACCATTCGGCGATAAAACTGTAGCGCTCTTCAGAGGTAGGTTTTTAGGTGAAACGAGTCGGTGGAGAGGTGACAACAATCGAGGTGGCCTCAAGATTCGCTGGCGCACTTCACCAACGACTCAGATAGCCGCAGTATGGAGGTCGCCGTAAAACGCACGTTCGAACAAGCCCGTTCCTTTCTTACCCAGGCCGCC from Meiothermus sp. CFH 77666 includes:
- a CDS encoding DUF11 domain-containing protein, whose protein sequence is MRSFATVFNSNTTGDIRILGNTLMTCGSSTVTPTNPPSCNTNNTSQNNNLQTAFVDFDTDSSTSNSSRAALSLPSGAQVLFAGLYWGARANPSTTTRNQIRWRPPGSSGYQTLTADWIETITTQGAAASRPYAAFANVTSLVQSAGAGDYWVGDITALTGNDGLGFYAGWSLVVVYQHSSEPLRRLTVSHGLAVVSSGNNVTQTVSGLLTPAVGTVQARVGAVAWEGDGGINGDQFQIRPTGSPTWTSLSDTQNPSNNFFNSSISALDTRYSAKSPDYINQLALDADIVQYNSLPNNTTSVDLQFTSTGDTYFPQVLTFAVNIYAPDLTSTFTKSVADLNGGNVLIGDILEYTVSFTNTGQDGATNVVVRDPIPTGTQYVPGSLQVISNAPSAPTGTFSDAAGDDIAEYSPSCSELSGSPPCVRFRLGTGANASQGGLILPTQGASVRFRVQVLPSAAGQTITNTAQVSYNAQTLGTAFNQTASANVSTTVPTPPSISKAFGPASIPIGNPSTLTITLSNPNAQTATLTAALVDNLPSGLTVASPPAATTTCTGGTLTANPGSTSVTLSSGAQIPANSTCTISVNVTGSTPGSYTNTLNAGALQTNLGNSTAPATATLTILGASLSGRIYADSQPNGLREPDETWTGPTVYVNLVQGSSVVQSVAVSAGSGAYTFSAVAPGSYTLVVSTTPSSTTPTAPTGWLFINPAGSRPINMGSSSISDQDFGLFNGSRIRGTVFYDDGLSSGTANDARQNGGEPGIPNVLVSASDGTNSKSVTTDAGGAYTLFIPASFGSTVTLSHPQQPATGSNVGGASVSLATSYGSAAAASRTISGFSPGQYYEGYNFGVVRDSRLSPDQSGQSPSPGTITYGHLYRPGTLGTVNLIQSGGSYTYALRRDVNCDGDFADPGEGFQPLPQSFTVDATWPRETDGSLRACALELQVVVPAGLPAGRVDMAQLQAVLGWANNPAITDNRRVFDTTTVVSAGGLQLLKEVRNVSTGSPFAANGQGRPGEVLEYRIAYRNIGSQPIFSVVLADPIPFFTDLVQNAYGGSGEVELACPNGSLVYPNLGPATNISLNLASLCPLSTAPHPSGSGTAPALLPGQGGYFLYRVQVK